The genomic interval CGACATCCACCGTTAGGGTTCCGGGAGTAAGGGTTATGGCGTTGGCCAGAAGAGTCTTGGCCATCTCGCCGTGAAGCCCGGTATCGACCTCGACTATGCCGGGGTTGATCTTTCCCGTCACGATACGGATAGCTACGTCGATGTTCGCCTTGATGAGAGCCCAAAGAAACGGGCCGAAAAGAAAGTAGAGAAAACCTGCCCACCTAACCGGATTGAGACCAGCCAGACCAAAATGCCTAGCGTTGCTTCGGCTTCGGACCGATACGGCTACCACTGTAGCGAGTACCAGACCGATACCTATCTCAACCGGAGGAATCCCTTCCCCAGACCAGACCAGCAAAAGGTACATGAGGAAGGAGAGGACGAATACAAACACATACGACACCCCCTCAAAAGACTTGTCTTGCATTCTGTCGACCTTCCGTATTTTTTATACAGCTCGAACGACAAATTGTAAAAAATGTTACAGACTTCACAAAACTTTCTGCCCCCCCTTTGAGACCGCTCTACCACTCCCTTCGATCCATCAAAGCTACCGCCATCTATTCATACAGTCCAGGCAGAGCCACGAATCGCCACCTTCGTCTGATAGGATAGGTCCATCGTAGACGGCTCTTTTCTCCTCCACCGCCCGGGCCAGATCAAAGGTCAAATAACCTCTGTATATGGGTAACACTCTGCCTCCTCCGCAGGAAGGACACCTTATATCATCCATGTAATCGCACCTCCGACAAAAAACCCTGTAGACATTATACATGGAACAGTAACATCCTCCCAGTGGATAAGGCAAAAAAAATCCCGGTCCGAAGACCGGGAAAATGGACGAAATATTGTGCCCTTACCTTTTAAAACCCAAATTCAGAGCTTTTATGTTATCGTCCCTGAACCTCTCGGGAGACATATCCGCCACCGCTGACTCCATATCTTCCATGGAGATACCGAAGGAATCGGATGCCACCAAAGCCCCCAATATCATCACGTTGAGGAAGAGAAAGCGGCCTCCCATCTCCTCTCTGAGGATTCCGTATCCGTCGACCGGCAGGACCTTTATGTCCTTATCCCGAAGATATTCTCCCATTGTCCCGGCCTCGAATCTGGCTGGATCGTCGCAGTTCACGATAAGGGTCCCGCCCGACCGAAGAAAGGACACGTTTCTTATCGCCTCGTCGGTATCGAAGGCAAGGACGACGTCGGCGTCTCCGTTCTGCACCAAAGGCCCGAAATGCTCCCCCGACTTGAAATGGCTTATGACCGACCCACCTCTCTGGGACATGCCGTGGACCTCGCTGCCTATGACTTTATCGCCCCGCCTCAACGCGATCTCTCCGAGTACCTTGCTGGAAAACAGTATGCCCTGTCCTCCGACTCCCACGATGACTATCTGCATTATCTGTCCCCTCCTTCCGAAACTATCGCGCCCTTGGGACACACGGCTACGCATACGCCACAATTGACGCAATAGCGGTCGTCCACCATCGCCTTTCCGGTCGTCTGGTCCCAGACCAGACCGGGACAGTTGAAATCCCTTATACATATGCCACATCCTATGCATACAGACGGATCCACCTTCACAGGACGATACTCGGGCTTGACCTTGAGCATTGTTATACAGGGGTGACGGAACACTATGACCGCCGGCTCACCGTTGGAGGAGGCGTATTCCCAGGCCTTTTCGATGGTCTTTTCGTTCTTTTCTATATCGTAGGGATCAAGGACGGAAAGCCATTTCACGCCGCATCCCTTAACCGCTTCCTCTATGGAGACAGATACCCCTTCCTCGCCGGAACGCATTTTATCCCCCGTTCCAGGATGATCCTGTCCTCCGGTCATGGCCGTTATACGGTTGTCCAATATGACCAGAACGAAGGCGTGACGATTGTAAACCGCCGTAGCCAGACCGGTCATTCCACTGTGAAAGAACGTGGAGTCGCCAAGGGTGGCGAATATCGGGCGATCCGCCCCCTTGCCGTCGGCCTTGAAAGCCAGATATATGCCAGACGCGGCAGTGACCGACCCTCCCATGCAGATGTTGGTATCAACCGCGTTCTGGGCTATGGCTAGGCCATAGCATCCTATATCGCTGGCTACCACCGCATCGGGGAAGACCTTTCTTATCGAGAAATAAGCCGGACGGTGAGAGCATCCGGGGCAGAGTCTGGGACGTCTCTTCTCCGGGGAAAGCTCCTCCTCTATTTTATTAAAAACCTCTCGCTCCGAAAGATCCTCCTCGACCCCGAGCACCCTGAGAAGGACCGACTCCACGACCTCGGGGACCAACTCCCCGGTTTTAGGAACCCAGCCGTTCCACCTCCCCATGACAGCGGTCCTGTTCAGGATCTGTCCCTCAACCACCGGCTGAGTCTCCTCCAAAACCAGAACTCGATCGTGTCTGTCGACGAAGTCCTCCACCAGGTTCACCGGTAGGGGCACCGGAGTGCCTATCTTCAATATGGAGACGTCCTTCCGTCCCAGTCGATTGAGTATATCCCTGACGACCGAGTAGGATATACCACAGGCGATAACCCCCAACTTAGCGGGCTCTTCAGAGGGGACCTCGAAGTTATAGCGGTCCATAGCTCCGAATTCCCCGCGAATCGCTTCGAAACGATCGGAATGATCGTCAAGGAACCCGTGTATGACCGCCGGCATGACTATCCTCTTGCCGGCAGGTTTACGGTCGAAAACGGCGTCCCTCTGGGATACCACGTCATCCATAATCTCCACATCCTGCCGACAGTGGTCCACCCTTACGGTGGGTCTGAGCATGGCCATAACCCCATATCTACCGGCCAGATCGAATGCATCCGCAACCATGGCCTTCGCCTCCCTCGCGTCGGAAGGGTCAAAACAGGGTATTTTGGCCGCCGCGGCGTAGGCCCTGCTGTCCTGATCGTCCTGGGATGCGTGACATCCCGGGTCGTCGGACACCACGACCAACAGACCTCCGTCTAGCTTCTGATGGGCCACGCTCATAAAGGGATCTGCTGCCACGTTCAACCCGACCTGCTTCATCACGGCACAGCTTCTCTTTCCAGCATAACAGGCCCCTATGGCCATCTCCAGGGCGACCTTCTCGTTGGCCCCCCACTCCACCTGGGTATTGGTCCCCATCTCGTCGGAGTATGCCGCTATGGCAGGCAATATCTCCGACGAAGGAGTTCCGGGGTAAGCTGTGGCAACGGCACACCCCGACTCCACAACCCCTCTGGCTATGGCCTCGTTTCCGAGCAATATTCTTCTCTCTGACATGAAGTCATTTCCCCTTTCGGCAATTCATGAGTCAATCTTCTTTCCTGACCTCTCTTATGTAGGAATAAATAGTGTATTTCGTCTTACCGGTCTCCTGAGCCAGGGTCTCGACCGCCCCCTTCAAAAGAAAAAAGCCCCCCTCGTCCAGGTCCTTAACCGCCTCGAGACACTCCTGTTTAGAACATAGGTGCAGAGGTTTTCCTACCTTTCCTCTGAGCACCCTGAGGTTGCGCTCCAGAAGATCCTCGAACTTACCCTGAGGACCATCCACGTCGAACTCGGAATAGGCCGCCGAGGGATCCACCGCCACCAAAAAATCGACCATTCCCTTGACCATCTCCGCCTTGGTCATGTCGTAGTTGACGCACATATATCCCACGATCTCCCCGGTATCGTCCTTGAGATAAAAGGTGTTCGAACGGATCCGTTTGCCATCCTTAGAGCGGGTAAGATAGTTGACCACGTAGTCCCGATCCTGTTCCTCGGCGGACTTCAGGACATAGAGGGCGAAATCCCTGAGAGGAGAACCTACGGATCTGCCCGTCACATGACCGTTCTCTATGGCCACGACCGAGTGATCCGGATCGGAGACGTCGTGCAGAACCACCTCATAATCGGGGCCCAGAGCCAAGGCGAGCCCCTTTACCATGGGCAGCATGGATCTCAATATCGGATGCAGTTTTTCCACAGAGAATCCTCCTCACTCTTTTGACGCCACATCAAAAACGTGACATGCCATCTTTATACAAAAAAATTGATATTCCGTCAATCCTTTGATATGCTTTATCGGCATCGGAACATACAAAAGAGATCACAGGGGGTAAAGAGGATGACAGGGGATATGAGGAAAGCCCTTAGATACAGGTGGGCCGTATGGGGAGCCATGGTACTGGCCTATATGGTGGTGTTCTTTCACCGTCTCGCCGCCGGGGTGGTCAGAGCGAACGTCACGGAAGCCTTCGATCTCTCCTCCACGGCTTTTGGAAACATGGCCTCGGCCTATTTTTACGCATACATGCTCATGCAGATCCCGGTGGGACTCATGGCCGATTCCCTGGGAGCAAGGGTAACCGTGTCGGTCGGAATGATGCTGGCGGGAACCGGATCGGTATTGTTCGGCACAGCGTCCAGCTACGGTCTGCTGCTGATCGGAAGATTTTTGGTCGGGGTAGGAGTGTCCACCGTATTCGTATCGA from Dethiosulfovibrio russensis carries:
- a CDS encoding thiamine pyrophosphate-dependent enzyme, translated to MSERRILLGNEAIARGVVESGCAVATAYPGTPSSEILPAIAAYSDEMGTNTQVEWGANEKVALEMAIGACYAGKRSCAVMKQVGLNVAADPFMSVAHQKLDGGLLVVVSDDPGCHASQDDQDSRAYAAAAKIPCFDPSDAREAKAMVADAFDLAGRYGVMAMLRPTVRVDHCRQDVEIMDDVVSQRDAVFDRKPAGKRIVMPAVIHGFLDDHSDRFEAIRGEFGAMDRYNFEVPSEEPAKLGVIACGISYSVVRDILNRLGRKDVSILKIGTPVPLPVNLVEDFVDRHDRVLVLEETQPVVEGQILNRTAVMGRWNGWVPKTGELVPEVVESVLLRVLGVEEDLSEREVFNKIEEELSPEKRRPRLCPGCSHRPAYFSIRKVFPDAVVASDIGCYGLAIAQNAVDTNICMGGSVTAASGIYLAFKADGKGADRPIFATLGDSTFFHSGMTGLATAVYNRHAFVLVILDNRITAMTGGQDHPGTGDKMRSGEEGVSVSIEEAVKGCGVKWLSVLDPYDIEKNEKTIEKAWEYASSNGEPAVIVFRHPCITMLKVKPEYRPVKVDPSVCIGCGICIRDFNCPGLVWDQTTGKAMVDDRYCVNCGVCVAVCPKGAIVSEGGDR
- a CDS encoding 2-oxoacid:acceptor oxidoreductase family protein — encoded protein: MQIVIVGVGGQGILFSSKVLGEIALRRGDKVIGSEVHGMSQRGGSVISHFKSGEHFGPLVQNGDADVVLAFDTDEAIRNVSFLRSGGTLIVNCDDPARFEAGTMGEYLRDKDIKVLPVDGYGILREEMGGRFLFLNVMILGALVASDSFGISMEDMESAVADMSPERFRDDNIKALNLGFKR
- a CDS encoding helix-turn-helix transcriptional regulator, with translation MEKLHPILRSMLPMVKGLALALGPDYEVVLHDVSDPDHSVVAIENGHVTGRSVGSPLRDFALYVLKSAEEQDRDYVVNYLTRSKDGKRIRSNTFYLKDDTGEIVGYMCVNYDMTKAEMVKGMVDFLVAVDPSAAYSEFDVDGPQGKFEDLLERNLRVLRGKVGKPLHLCSKQECLEAVKDLDEGGFFLLKGAVETLAQETGKTKYTIYSYIREVRKED
- a CDS encoding Na+/H+ antiporter subunit E — protein: MFVFVLSFLMYLLLVWSGEGIPPVEIGIGLVLATVVAVSVRSRSNARHFGLAGLNPVRWAGFLYFLFGPFLWALIKANIDVAIRIVTGKINPGIVEVDTGLHGEMAKTLLANAITLTPGTLTVDVEDDSGVFYVHWINVTDPHPSGEAVYGSFGEWARKVAQ